The Desulfomicrobium orale DSM 12838 genome includes a window with the following:
- a CDS encoding efflux transporter outer membrane subunit, protein MSVRLLLLPVVLALAGCASVGLDYAPPRLDMPVGWSQAEDTDTITTASPDDIGRWWKRLGDPLLARLVEEALEASPGMRLAVTRLREARARRAVALAGFFPSVSATGRATRSQSSKESGSGRIGELYNAGLDASWEVDVFGGVRRSLEAATADTESAEASLDQARVSLAAEVALNYVMVRGFQERLRIARDNLSSQSETLEITMWRAEAGLAGDVDVERARGDCEQTRARLPVLEASLAEARHALETLLGKAPGALAERLGSGGELPVVPHRFAVGIPADTLRQRPDIRAAERSLAAETARVGVAEAARYPSLTLSGSIGLEALTPGGLGGTDAAAWSLLSGITAPVFNAGKLRNQVEIQDAVRERAAVAYEQAVLTALREVEDALSGLLRSRERAVALTDAVAAASRAAELARWNYEAGLKDFQMVLETRRTLLSVEDSLAESRADAVTSVIKLYKALGGGWSAQSGPDPAL, encoded by the coding sequence ATGAGCGTGCGCTTGCTGCTCTTGCCTGTTGTGCTTGCCTTGGCGGGATGCGCATCCGTGGGGCTGGATTACGCTCCGCCCCGCCTGGATATGCCGGTTGGCTGGAGCCAGGCCGAAGACACGGACACCATCACTACCGCTTCACCGGATGACATCGGCCGGTGGTGGAAACGTCTCGGCGACCCGCTGCTGGCCCGGCTCGTAGAAGAGGCTCTGGAAGCCAGCCCCGGCATGCGTCTGGCCGTGACCCGGCTGCGCGAGGCCCGTGCGCGCCGCGCCGTGGCCCTGGCCGGATTTTTTCCGTCCGTCAGCGCCACGGGCCGTGCAACCCGAAGCCAGTCCAGCAAGGAAAGCGGTTCCGGCCGGATCGGTGAATTGTACAATGCCGGTCTTGACGCCTCCTGGGAGGTGGACGTCTTCGGCGGTGTCCGCCGAAGCCTTGAGGCCGCAACGGCTGATACCGAATCTGCCGAAGCCTCTTTGGATCAGGCGCGGGTTTCCCTCGCCGCCGAAGTGGCGCTTAATTATGTGATGGTGCGCGGTTTTCAGGAAAGACTGCGCATTGCCCGTGACAATCTCAGCAGCCAGTCTGAAACTCTGGAAATCACCATGTGGCGGGCCGAGGCCGGTCTTGCCGGGGATGTGGATGTGGAGCGGGCGCGTGGTGATTGTGAGCAGACTCGGGCCCGGCTCCCCGTTCTGGAAGCCAGTCTGGCCGAGGCACGGCACGCTCTGGAGACGCTCTTGGGCAAAGCGCCCGGCGCCCTGGCCGAACGGCTGGGCTCCGGCGGCGAATTGCCCGTGGTTCCCCACCGGTTCGCCGTGGGCATCCCGGCCGACACGCTGCGTCAGCGTCCGGATATCCGGGCGGCGGAACGCTCCCTGGCCGCGGAAACGGCTCGCGTGGGCGTGGCCGAAGCGGCCCGTTATCCGTCCCTGACGCTTTCCGGCAGCATCGGTCTCGAAGCGCTGACCCCGGGTGGCCTCGGCGGAACGGATGCGGCGGCATGGTCCCTTTTGTCCGGCATTACCGCGCCGGTCTTCAATGCGGGCAAGCTTCGCAATCAGGTGGAAATTCAGGACGCCGTACGGGAACGGGCCGCCGTCGCCTACGAACAGGCCGTACTCACAGCGCTGCGGGAAGTGGAAGACGCGCTGTCCGGCCTGTTGCGGAGCCGGGAACGGGCCGTGGCTCTGACCGATGCTGTCGCGGCCGCGAGCCGCGCGGCGGAATTGGCGCGGTGGAACTATGAGGCCGGATTGAAGGATTTCCAGATGGTGCTCGAAACCCGGCGCACCCTGCTGTCCGTGGAGGACAGTCTGGCCGAGAGCCGGGCGGACGCCGTGACCTCCGTCATCAAACTGTACAAGGCCCTCGGCGGAGGATGGTCCGCGCAATCCGGGCCGGACCCGGCACTCTGA
- the lepB gene encoding signal peptidase I — MNPRWQTMLKEYAEALIVALVLAFFIRSFVIQAFKIPSGSMLQTLQIGDHLLVTKFAYGVKIPFTNIMVYEREGPRHGDIIVFEFPEDPSKDFIKRVIGTPGDVIEIRDKQVFRNGEMLNEPYVQHVHSAIVPQRDNFGPITVPEGKYFVLGDNRDESYDSRFWGFVERKTIAGKALILYWSWESLFSIRWERIGQLVE, encoded by the coding sequence ATGAATCCCCGTTGGCAGACAATGCTCAAGGAATATGCCGAAGCGCTCATCGTGGCGCTGGTGCTGGCCTTTTTCATCCGTTCCTTCGTGATCCAGGCGTTCAAGATCCCATCCGGCTCCATGCTGCAGACGCTTCAGATCGGCGACCATCTGCTGGTGACCAAATTCGCCTACGGCGTGAAGATCCCCTTCACCAACATCATGGTTTACGAGCGCGAAGGCCCCCGGCACGGAGACATCATCGTCTTCGAGTTTCCGGAGGACCCCTCCAAGGATTTCATCAAGCGGGTCATCGGCACGCCCGGTGACGTGATCGAAATCCGGGACAAACAGGTCTTCCGCAACGGGGAAATGCTGAACGAGCCCTACGTGCAGCACGTGCACTCCGCCATTGTGCCCCAGCGGGACAATTTCGGCCCCATCACCGTGCCGGAGGGCAAGTATTTCGTTCTCGGCGACAACCGTGACGAATCCTACGATTCCCGCTTCTGGGGTTTTGTCGAGCGCAAGACCATCGCGGGCAAGGCCCTCATTCTGTACTGGTCCTGGGAAAGCCTGTTCAGCATCCGCTGGGAGCGCATCGGCCAGCTGGTGGAATGA
- a CDS encoding YifB family Mg chelatase-like AAA ATPase, which translates to MIAKVATAALHGIDGFSIELEVDLARAGIPAFTMVGLAEGAVRESKERVFSALKNSGFRLPPSRITVNMAPADIRKEGSAYDLPLALGLLAGAEVVPQEKLSGLYLVGELSLSGELKPVPGALSLALRAREAGARGIVVPAGNGPEAAVVQELPVHACSSLGQVVRFVLGEEDVPALSCEVDDLWSGRTRFMQDFAEVKGQERAKRAIEIACAGNHNLLFIGPPGSGKTMLASRIPTVLPPLTFAEALEVTKVHSAAGRLPSGHALIVSRPFRSPHHTISDAGLIGGGQYPRPGELSLAHRGVLFLDELPEFRKHVLEVLRQPLEEGRVTIARAAVSLEYPGNVMLVAAMNPCPCGYLGDPQHVCSCSAVQVQRYRSRLSGPLLDRIDLHVEVPAVPYRDLKRGAGQVGSAAMRERIDAARAVQRARYAGLHFSSNSELSGKWLERFCPVTEAEHAFLEKAVQRLGMSARAFTRVLRIARTIADMAGEDALTVQHLAEALNYRGLDRQSES; encoded by the coding sequence ATGATCGCCAAGGTCGCCACCGCCGCCCTCCACGGCATCGACGGGTTTTCCATCGAGCTGGAAGTGGATCTGGCGCGCGCGGGCATACCGGCCTTCACCATGGTTGGTCTGGCCGAAGGGGCGGTGCGGGAAAGCAAGGAACGGGTTTTCTCGGCTCTGAAGAATTCGGGATTCCGGCTGCCGCCCAGCCGCATCACCGTGAACATGGCCCCGGCCGATATCCGCAAGGAAGGGTCGGCCTATGACCTGCCGCTGGCCCTGGGGCTGCTGGCGGGAGCGGAAGTGGTGCCGCAGGAAAAGCTCTCGGGCCTCTATCTGGTCGGGGAGCTTTCCCTTTCCGGGGAACTCAAACCCGTCCCCGGCGCGCTGTCTTTGGCCCTGCGCGCCCGCGAGGCCGGAGCGCGGGGCATTGTGGTTCCGGCCGGAAACGGGCCGGAAGCGGCCGTGGTTCAGGAGCTTCCCGTACATGCGTGCTCTTCTCTGGGACAGGTGGTGCGTTTCGTTCTGGGCGAAGAGGATGTGCCTGCCCTGAGCTGCGAGGTGGACGACCTCTGGAGCGGCCGCACGCGGTTCATGCAGGACTTCGCCGAGGTCAAGGGGCAGGAGCGGGCCAAGCGGGCCATCGAGATCGCCTGCGCCGGAAACCACAATCTGCTTTTCATCGGCCCGCCGGGCAGCGGCAAAACCATGCTGGCCAGCCGTATTCCCACGGTCCTGCCGCCTCTGACCTTCGCCGAGGCCCTGGAAGTGACCAAGGTTCATTCCGCTGCGGGCAGGCTGCCTTCAGGCCATGCGCTCATCGTCTCCCGTCCGTTCCGTTCTCCCCACCATACCATTTCCGATGCCGGGCTCATCGGCGGCGGACAGTATCCGCGTCCGGGGGAGCTGTCGCTGGCCCATCGTGGAGTGCTCTTTCTGGACGAGCTGCCGGAATTCAGAAAACATGTGCTGGAAGTTCTGCGGCAGCCCCTCGAAGAGGGGCGGGTGACCATCGCCCGGGCCGCCGTGTCTCTGGAGTATCCGGGCAACGTGATGCTGGTGGCGGCCATGAACCCGTGCCCGTGCGGCTATCTGGGTGACCCGCAACATGTGTGCTCCTGTTCGGCCGTGCAGGTGCAGCGGTACCGTTCCCGGCTTTCCGGGCCCCTTCTGGACCGCATCGACCTGCATGTGGAAGTCCCGGCCGTACCGTACCGGGATCTGAAGCGTGGTGCGGGGCAGGTGGGCTCTGCCGCCATGCGTGAACGCATCGACGCGGCCAGGGCGGTGCAGCGCGCGCGGTACGCCGGGCTGCATTTTTCCTCCAACTCCGAATTGTCGGGCAAATGGCTGGAGCGGTTCTGCCCGGTGACGGAGGCTGAGCACGCTTTTCTGGAGAAGGCCGTACAGCGTCTGGGCATGTCGGCCAGGGCCTTCACCCGCGTGCTGCGCATTGCCCGGACCATCGCCGACATGGCCGGGGAAGACGCCCTGACCGTGCAGCATCTGGCCGAGGCCCTGAACTACCGGGGCCTGGACCGGCAGAGCGAAAGCTGA
- a CDS encoding TetR/AcrR family transcriptional regulator → MEKEKPLREKLLAAASEAFVRKGFHRATIAGICERVKANITAVNYYFGTRDALYQETWWHCLTESMRKHPPDGDISPDAPAEERLRGQMRALTERLTDPETKDFFISQMEIVNPTGLLREAMHKELNPLWEKALSVVRELLRPDAGEQKIYFCGSCIASVCIQPMLMLRMRQNFGGGTGDGRP, encoded by the coding sequence ATGGAAAAAGAAAAACCGCTCAGGGAAAAACTGCTGGCGGCCGCGTCCGAAGCATTCGTGCGGAAAGGCTTCCATAGGGCCACCATCGCCGGGATCTGCGAGCGCGTTAAAGCCAATATCACCGCCGTGAACTATTATTTCGGGACCAGGGATGCCCTCTACCAGGAAACCTGGTGGCACTGCCTGACCGAATCCATGCGCAAGCATCCGCCGGACGGCGACATCAGTCCCGACGCTCCCGCCGAGGAGCGCCTGCGCGGCCAGATGCGGGCGCTCACGGAAAGGCTGACTGACCCGGAAACCAAGGATTTTTTCATCTCCCAGATGGAAATCGTCAATCCCACGGGGCTGTTGCGGGAAGCCATGCACAAGGAGCTCAATCCCCTCTGGGAGAAAGCCCTGTCCGTGGTGCGTGAACTGCTCAGACCCGATGCCGGAGAACAGAAAATTTATTTTTGCGGGTCATGCATCGCGAGCGTGTGCATTCAACCCATGCTCATGCTGCGCATGCGGCAGAATTTCGGCGGCGGGACCGGAGACGGGCGGCCATGA
- a CDS encoding efflux RND transporter periplasmic adaptor subunit: MNDNTRQGEALRQLIAAHSSGRSRRRWIWLAVIFLTLAGAAAGYFMRSGNDAARPRFKTEAAAIGQLVVRISATGNLEPTNQVDVGSELSGIVDEVLVDINDRVQEGQVVARLNTATLQDAVTRSKASLAMAEAQVVQMRATLSETRTALNRYRDVSRLSGGKAPARTEMDAAEAAFRRAEANVASAEASVVQSKAELRSAETNLSKASIRSPISGVVLKRKIEPGQTVAASFEAPVLFTLAENLSTMKLQVDVDEADVGKVSEGQSATFTVDAWPGRQYNATVTRVSYGAQTKDGVVSYLTVLAVTNEDLSLRPGMTGNAEITTLTRDKVLLVPNAALRFTPPTGDPAKQSSDLMDSFMPRPPQPAPKTQAVNAFSPHVWVLRGGLPEAVAIRTGATNGYMTEVTGGELREGMEVITESLVNAS; this comes from the coding sequence ATGAACGACAACACACGTCAGGGCGAAGCCCTGAGACAACTCATTGCGGCGCATTCCTCCGGCCGTTCCAGACGCCGTTGGATATGGCTGGCCGTGATCTTTCTGACCCTCGCCGGAGCGGCTGCGGGATATTTCATGCGTTCCGGAAATGACGCGGCAAGGCCCCGCTTCAAGACCGAGGCGGCGGCCATCGGACAACTGGTGGTCAGGATTTCGGCCACGGGCAACCTGGAGCCCACCAACCAAGTGGATGTGGGCAGCGAACTTTCCGGTATCGTGGATGAGGTGCTGGTGGACATCAACGACCGCGTCCAGGAAGGCCAGGTCGTCGCGCGCCTGAACACCGCCACGCTGCAGGACGCGGTGACCAGGTCCAAAGCCAGTCTGGCCATGGCCGAGGCCCAAGTGGTGCAGATGCGGGCCACCCTGTCTGAAACCCGCACCGCACTGAATCGTTACCGCGACGTGTCGCGTCTCTCCGGCGGCAAGGCTCCGGCCAGGACCGAGATGGACGCGGCCGAGGCCGCTTTCAGGCGGGCCGAGGCCAATGTGGCCAGTGCCGAGGCGAGCGTGGTCCAGTCCAAGGCGGAACTGCGCTCCGCCGAAACCAATCTGTCCAAGGCGAGCATCCGCTCCCCCATCAGCGGCGTGGTCCTGAAGCGCAAGATAGAACCGGGGCAGACCGTGGCCGCGTCGTTCGAGGCGCCGGTGCTCTTCACGCTGGCCGAAAACCTGTCCACCATGAAACTGCAGGTTGACGTGGACGAGGCCGATGTCGGCAAAGTCAGCGAAGGGCAGAGCGCCACCTTTACAGTCGATGCCTGGCCCGGCCGCCAGTACAACGCCACCGTCACCAGAGTCAGCTACGGAGCGCAGACGAAAGACGGAGTCGTCTCCTATCTGACCGTTCTGGCGGTGACCAATGAAGATCTGTCCCTGCGGCCCGGCATGACCGGAAACGCCGAGATCACCACCCTGACGCGCGACAAGGTTTTGCTTGTGCCCAACGCGGCCCTGCGTTTCACGCCGCCGACGGGTGATCCGGCAAAGCAGTCCTCCGACCTGATGGACTCGTTCATGCCCCGGCCGCCGCAGCCGGCTCCCAAAACCCAGGCCGTCAACGCCTTTTCGCCCCATGTCTGGGTGTTGCGCGGCGGGCTGCCGGAGGCCGTCGCCATCCGTACCGGCGCCACCAACGGATACATGACCGAAGTGACCGGCGGAGAACTGCGGGAAGGCATGGAGGTCATCACGGAATCCTTGGTAAACGCGTCATGA
- the lepA gene encoding translation elongation factor 4: MARQEHIRNFSIIAHIDHGKSTLADRIMEQTGLISDRQKKDQYLDRMELEQERGITIKAQTVRIPYTSAKGGKYILNLIDTPGHVDFSYEVSRSLAACDGALLVVDATQGVEAQTLANVYMALDNDLEVLPVLNKVDLPSAEPERVSEEIEEVIGLDCTDVIQVSAKTGLGVDTLLENLVEKVPPPKGDTDAPLKALIFDSWYDSYQGVVVLFRILEGRIRNGQRIQMCATGKKFEVTKLGVFSPEPMDIASLGAGEVGFLCGAIKELKDAQVGDTITDPEQPTAEPFPGFKAIKPMVFCGLYPVEPAEYDTLKSALEKLQLNDAALHYEPETSQALGFGFRCGFLGLLHMEVIQERLEREFQAKLIATAPSVIYRVTRTDGAVLDIDNPSNLPPQEKIASIAEPFVRMEIHVPGEFVGNVLGLCEEKRGIQKDMRYLTSTRVVISYELPFAEIVYDFFDRLKSVTKGFASLDYEVIDYREADLVKLDVLINSEPVDAMAVIVHRSNAAYRGRVLALKLKRVIHRQLFEIIIQAAIGSKIIARERVAPLRKNVTAKCYGGDITRKRKLLEKQKEGKKRMKRMGSVEIPQEAFLAALQPDE, from the coding sequence ATGGCCAGACAAGAGCACATCAGAAATTTCAGCATCATCGCCCACATCGATCACGGCAAGTCCACCCTGGCCGACCGGATCATGGAACAGACCGGGCTCATTTCCGACCGCCAGAAGAAAGACCAGTACCTGGACCGCATGGAGCTGGAACAGGAACGCGGCATCACCATCAAGGCCCAGACTGTCCGCATCCCCTACACTTCCGCAAAGGGCGGAAAATACATTCTGAACCTCATCGACACGCCCGGCCATGTGGACTTCTCCTACGAGGTGTCCCGCAGTCTGGCCGCCTGCGACGGCGCCCTGCTGGTGGTGGACGCCACCCAGGGCGTGGAGGCCCAGACCCTGGCCAACGTGTACATGGCTCTGGACAACGATCTGGAAGTGCTGCCCGTGCTGAACAAGGTCGATCTGCCCAGTGCCGAGCCCGAACGGGTGTCCGAAGAGATCGAGGAAGTCATCGGCCTGGATTGCACGGATGTGATTCAGGTCTCGGCCAAGACGGGTCTCGGCGTGGACACGCTGCTGGAAAATCTGGTGGAGAAGGTGCCCCCGCCCAAGGGTGATACGGACGCGCCCCTGAAGGCTCTTATCTTTGATTCCTGGTACGACTCCTATCAGGGCGTGGTGGTGCTGTTCCGCATTCTGGAAGGCCGGATCAGAAACGGCCAGCGCATCCAGATGTGCGCCACGGGCAAGAAGTTCGAGGTCACCAAGCTCGGCGTGTTTTCGCCGGAGCCCATGGACATCGCCAGTCTGGGCGCGGGCGAGGTGGGCTTTTTGTGCGGCGCCATCAAGGAACTGAAAGACGCCCAGGTGGGCGATACCATCACCGATCCCGAACAGCCCACGGCCGAGCCCTTTCCCGGCTTCAAGGCCATAAAGCCCATGGTCTTCTGCGGACTCTATCCGGTGGAACCGGCGGAGTACGACACTCTGAAATCCGCCCTGGAAAAGCTGCAACTCAACGACGCCGCCCTGCACTACGAGCCCGAAACATCCCAGGCCCTGGGCTTCGGATTCCGGTGCGGGTTTCTGGGCCTTCTGCACATGGAGGTCATTCAGGAGCGGCTGGAGCGGGAGTTTCAGGCCAAACTCATCGCCACGGCTCCTTCGGTCATCTACCGGGTGACCAGAACCGACGGCGCGGTGCTGGACATCGACAATCCGAGCAATCTGCCGCCCCAGGAAAAGATCGCCTCCATCGCCGAACCCTTCGTGCGCATGGAAATCCATGTGCCGGGCGAGTTCGTGGGCAACGTGCTGGGCCTTTGCGAGGAGAAGCGCGGCATCCAGAAAGACATGCGCTACCTGACATCCACGCGGGTGGTCATCAGCTACGAACTGCCTTTCGCGGAAATCGTGTACGACTTTTTCGACCGCCTCAAGTCCGTGACCAAGGGCTTCGCCTCGCTGGACTACGAGGTCATCGACTACAGGGAGGCCGACCTGGTGAAGCTCGACGTGCTCATCAACTCCGAGCCCGTGGATGCCATGGCCGTCATCGTGCACCGTTCCAACGCGGCCTACCGGGGCCGGGTCCTGGCTCTCAAACTGAAGCGGGTCATCCACCGCCAGCTTTTCGAGATCATCATCCAGGCGGCCATCGGCAGCAAGATCATCGCCCGGGAACGGGTCGCCCCCTTGCGCAAAAACGTCACGGCCAAATGTTACGGCGGTGACATCACTCGCAAGCGTAAACTTCTGGAAAAACAGAAGGAAGGTAAAAAGCGCATGAAGCGCATGGGCAGCGTGGAAATCCCTCAGGAAGCTTTTCTGGCCGCGCTGCAACCAGATGAATGA
- a CDS encoding M48 family metalloprotease: MPLPFANRAYAGTLTRRDFIKLSALAALSTAAGCAANPVTGQSQFMLMGEGEEIRLDKTASPHQFSADYGQTQDSALNSYVAGVGTALDRVSHRPHMPYNFHVVNATYINAYAFPGGSIAVTRGILAELDNEAELAALLGHELGHVNARHTAARMSKGKLLGALVGGATLLAGAKSKTLGDLAGTLGGAGAGLLLASYSRDDERQADDLGMEYMVRAGYTPEGMVGLMDVLRSMNKRQPSAIETMFSTHPMSSERYETAVKSSRTRFGDRKGQSLNRERYMDSTARLRKLAPMFKLFQEGDKAMSSKDYAVAEDRYARGLKISPDDYAGLVMMAKCQIAQKNPKAARGYADKARKSYPAEAQAHHIHGVAAIQQKDYAAALTDFSNYERLLPGNPATIFLKGFAYEGMQDKQHAAEQYARYLKTTNQGEMAEHAYSRLKSWGYL; the protein is encoded by the coding sequence ATGCCGTTGCCTTTCGCGAACCGCGCCTATGCGGGCACTCTCACCCGCCGCGACTTCATCAAGCTCTCGGCCCTGGCCGCCCTGTCCACGGCGGCGGGCTGCGCGGCCAATCCCGTCACCGGCCAGAGCCAGTTTATGCTCATGGGTGAAGGTGAGGAGATCCGGCTCGATAAAACGGCTTCTCCCCACCAGTTTTCGGCCGACTACGGCCAGACCCAGGATTCCGCCTTGAATTCCTATGTGGCGGGTGTGGGTACGGCTCTGGACAGGGTCTCCCACCGTCCGCATATGCCCTATAATTTTCATGTGGTGAACGCGACCTACATCAATGCCTACGCCTTTCCAGGCGGCAGTATCGCCGTGACCCGGGGCATTCTGGCGGAGCTGGACAACGAAGCCGAGCTGGCCGCCCTGCTCGGGCACGAGCTCGGGCATGTGAACGCCCGGCATACGGCGGCCCGCATGTCCAAGGGCAAGCTTCTGGGCGCCCTGGTGGGCGGTGCAACGCTGCTGGCCGGAGCCAAGAGCAAGACCCTGGGCGACCTGGCCGGAACCCTGGGCGGAGCAGGGGCGGGCCTGCTGCTGGCCAGCTACAGCCGGGACGACGAGCGCCAGGCTGACGATCTGGGCATGGAATACATGGTCCGGGCCGGATACACTCCCGAAGGCATGGTCGGGCTCATGGACGTATTGCGGTCCATGAACAAGCGTCAGCCGAGCGCCATCGAGACCATGTTTTCCACCCATCCCATGAGTTCGGAACGGTATGAAACCGCCGTGAAATCCTCCCGCACCCGCTTTGGCGACAGAAAGGGCCAGTCCCTGAACAGGGAGCGGTACATGGATTCCACGGCCCGGCTGCGCAAGCTGGCTCCCATGTTCAAGCTGTTTCAGGAGGGGGACAAGGCCATGTCCTCCAAGGACTACGCCGTGGCCGAGGATCGTTACGCCCGGGGTCTGAAGATTTCTCCCGACGACTACGCCGGGTTGGTCATGATGGCCAAATGCCAGATCGCGCAGAAAAATCCCAAGGCGGCGCGGGGCTATGCGGACAAGGCCCGCAAGAGCTACCCGGCCGAGGCTCAGGCGCATCACATTCATGGTGTGGCGGCCATTCAGCAGAAGGACTATGCCGCAGCCCTGACCGATTTCAGCAACTACGAGCGGCTTTTGCCGGGCAATCCGGCCACGATCTTCCTGAAGGGTTTTGCCTATGAGGGCATGCAGGACAAGCAGCACGCGGCCGAACAGTACGCCCGCTACCTGAAGACGACCAATCAGGGTGAAATGGCCGAGCACGCCTATTCCCGCCTGAAAAGCTGGGGCTATCTTTAA
- a CDS encoding ABC transporter permease, which produces MLWNTLLLAMRAIRRNLMRSFLTILGIVIGVAAVITMVTLGNGATKSVSDEISSMGSNLVMVSPGQRFGPGSGSAPKFKSADADAVRSQISDAEYVVPQVRTSGTTVYQANNWSTEICGATEDYFPSGNWKLSAGRVFSDTEERAGKAVCVIGETVREKLFGGQNPVGSEIRVNQFSCEIVGVLKSKGQSGMGSDQDDVVVMPLRTVQRRLTGSQDIQFLSLSVRDGASIDAVKEQLTLLLRERRNIGENEDDDFQVMDTRQLAEVLTGTTRVLTMLLGAVAAVSLLVGGIGIMNIMLVSVTERTREIGVRLAIGALEREVLMQFLIEAVVLSSLGGLAGIALAMAASRILAGIMGVPYIFDPLINIVSFLFSAAIGVIFGYFPARRAAGLNPIDALRHE; this is translated from the coding sequence ATGCTCTGGAACACACTTCTTCTTGCCATGCGCGCCATCCGCCGCAATCTCATGCGCTCCTTTCTGACCATTCTGGGCATCGTCATCGGCGTGGCCGCCGTCATCACCATGGTCACTCTGGGCAACGGAGCCACCAAATCCGTGTCCGACGAAATTTCCAGCATGGGCAGCAATCTGGTCATGGTCAGTCCGGGCCAGCGTTTCGGACCGGGTTCCGGCTCCGCCCCGAAGTTCAAATCCGCCGACGCGGACGCCGTGCGCAGCCAGATTTCCGACGCCGAATACGTCGTCCCGCAGGTCCGGACCTCCGGAACCACCGTGTACCAGGCCAACAACTGGTCCACTGAGATCTGCGGCGCCACGGAAGATTATTTTCCGTCGGGCAACTGGAAACTGAGCGCCGGGCGCGTTTTCAGCGACACCGAGGAGCGGGCCGGCAAGGCCGTTTGCGTCATCGGGGAAACAGTGCGGGAAAAACTCTTCGGCGGTCAGAATCCCGTGGGCAGCGAGATCCGCGTCAATCAGTTTTCCTGCGAAATTGTCGGAGTGCTCAAGTCCAAGGGACAGTCGGGCATGGGTTCGGATCAGGACGACGTGGTGGTCATGCCCCTGCGCACGGTGCAGCGCAGGCTGACGGGCAGTCAGGACATCCAGTTCCTGAGCCTGTCCGTCCGGGACGGGGCATCCATCGACGCCGTCAAGGAGCAGCTCACGCTGCTTTTGAGAGAACGGCGCAATATCGGAGAGAACGAGGATGACGATTTTCAGGTCATGGATACCCGCCAGCTGGCCGAGGTCCTGACCGGCACCACCAGGGTGCTGACGATGCTGCTCGGAGCGGTGGCCGCCGTGAGTCTGCTGGTGGGCGGCATCGGCATCATGAATATCATGCTCGTTTCGGTCACGGAGCGGACCCGCGAAATCGGGGTCCGTCTGGCCATCGGCGCTCTGGAGCGGGAGGTGCTGATGCAGTTTCTCATCGAGGCCGTGGTGCTGTCGAGCCTCGGAGGACTGGCCGGAATCGCGCTGGCCATGGCCGCGTCCAGAATTCTGGCCGGGATCATGGGCGTGCCCTATATTTTCGATCCGCTCATCAACATCGTCTCGTTTCTGTTCTCGGCGGCCATCGGGGTCATTTTCGGCTACTTCCCGGCGCGGCGCGCGGCCGGACTCAATCCCATAGACGCCCTGCGGCATGAATAG
- a CDS encoding ABC transporter ATP-binding protein, with protein MSSPLIRLSGVTKTYGQGRLAFQALKGIDLSVENGDFVAVMGPSGSGKSTTMNILGCLDTPSGGTYEFLGVPVERLERDQRALLRRHFLGFVFQGFNLLARTTALENVELPLIYRGHAASERRTLARAALKQVGLEGWEHHTPAELSGGQQQRVAIARAIVTSPSVLLADEPTGNLDTRTSEEIMDLIVSFNRDQGITVLMVTHEPGIAAYARRVVRFVDGRVDSDCRNGETA; from the coding sequence ATGAGCAGTCCTCTCATCCGGCTGTCCGGCGTCACCAAGACCTACGGGCAGGGACGCCTTGCCTTCCAGGCCCTGAAGGGCATCGACCTGTCCGTCGAAAACGGGGATTTCGTGGCAGTCATGGGGCCGAGCGGCTCCGGCAAGTCCACGACCATGAACATTCTGGGCTGTCTCGACACACCTTCCGGCGGCACCTACGAATTCCTGGGCGTGCCTGTCGAACGTCTGGAGCGGGATCAGCGCGCGCTGTTGCGGCGGCATTTTCTCGGCTTCGTGTTCCAGGGCTTCAATCTGCTGGCACGCACCACGGCTCTGGAAAACGTGGAACTGCCGCTCATCTATCGCGGTCACGCCGCATCCGAGCGCCGCACCCTGGCCCGCGCCGCCCTGAAACAGGTCGGGCTGGAAGGCTGGGAGCACCACACGCCGGCCGAACTGTCCGGCGGGCAGCAGCAGCGCGTGGCCATCGCCCGGGCCATAGTCACTTCGCCTTCGGTGCTGCTGGCCGACGAACCCACGGGAAATCTGGACACGCGCACCAGCGAGGAAATCATGGATCTGATCGTCTCCTTCAACCGCGACCAAGGCATCACCGTGCTCATGGTCACCCATGAACCCGGCATCGCGGCCTATGCGCGGCGCGTGGTGCGTTTCGTGGACGGACGGGTGGACAGCGACTGCCGCAATGGAGAAACCGCCTGA